The region AAGACCTATAGAAGCTGTATGGTATACAGGGCGTATGATGGGAGAGGCTATCGCTCAAACTATTTGTGGCAACCCCATGGAATACAATCCTGGTCACTGGTTCAATAGTGCCAAATTCATGGACGTAGAATACCAGACTTATGGATGGGTAAGTGGAGCGCGACAGCCAGATTTTGAAGAGCAATTTCACTGGAGGCATCCTAAAGAGATGATTTGCGTGACCATAGCGTATCATAAAGATACCGATGTGTTTTTAGGTATCAATACTTTTGGAATCCGAATGCGTCACGAGATTTTTGATCGCTGGCTCAGTGAAGGTCGTAAGGTAGATGAGGTCATCATGTATCTAAAGGATGCTAACTTTGATCCAGAATTTTATAAACAGCATGAGAGTGCTATTGTAAAGCACTACAATCAACAAAGAGAAAAACAAATCAAGCCAGTAAAGAAAAGCTGGAAACGCATTTTTGCTTAAACCAATCCTGACAATTACGCTTTATGAAAGCAATACAACATATAGGCATAGCCATTTTTTTAGTGGGTTTTGGAATCTTTATCAGCCTTCCTTTTTTAGGCAACTTTAAACTCGATCAAAAAGGCTTTGACGAGCTGATGGACAACCAAGGGATAAAAAGTGAGGTTTTTATACAAGACCTACAAGCCAAAATAGTCGACAAAGATTTTTCTGGTATCACACCTTTATCCTCTATAGTAGCAAAAGCTACTGAAAATGCAAATACCATTCATACCAAGAATAAGGAATGGGATAAAAAAGTGTATGCCAGTGATGATGATCTAGCAACCTCCATAAAAAAGGAATCTGGTTACGGCTTTATTACAGAAAACAAAGGTTTAATGTGGTTCCTCACCTTTGGACTTGGGATTTTAGGTGCTCTGATGTTTATCATACCACAAGTAGTTACTTTAGGTAGAAAAGGAATTAAAAACAATGGTATTTATCACCAAAGCTCTACAAATAGAGGCTGGATCGCGTGGCTCGTATTTGTCTTTTTAGTTAGTTTTTACTTAGTGCTCTATTTTCAATCAGAATATGCCGTAAACTGGACGTATTTAGTAGACCCTATAAGTAAAAGTTTGAACGGTAATCCTGCAGGGCACTGGTTTGTATATGGTTTTATGTATTGTACAGTAATGACAGTTATGGCTGTTAGGATGTATGTCAAATACCGTCATAATAAATACCAAGTCTTGCGAACAACCTCCGTATTGTTCTTTCAAATTGTCTTTGCTTTTTTGATTCCTGAAATCATGGTGCGTCTACAATTATCGTATTCAAAAGGTTATGACTTTAAGAATGCATTCCCATTAGATTATGATTTCTTTTTTAGCTGGAACTTGAAAGAGTTGGTTTCTAGCGGTGGATTAGGTTTGTTTATTCTCGTATGGGGAATTCTATTGACCGTGGTGATTGTTCCAGTAATGGTTTATTTCTTTGGAAAAAGATGGTATTGCTCATGGGTTTGTGGTTGTGGTGGACTGGCCGAAACTTTGGGGGATCCTTACCGTCAGCATTCCAGTAAATCGCTTTTCTCTTGGAAAGTAGAACGCTGGTTGATTCATGGCGTACTCGTCTTTGCCTTAGTAATGACTGGTTTTACTCTGTATGGCTTTTTTACCGAGGCTAGCGTAGTTCTTGGCATTGATGTGCAAAGTATTATGAATGTCTACAGCTTTTTAATAGGGGCTATTTTTGCCGGAGTGATAGGTACTGGATTCTATCCTATTTTTGGTAATCGTGTGTGGTGCCGTTTTGGTTGCCCGCTGGCGGCTTATTTAGGATTTGTGCAGCGTTTTAAATCTCGATTTAGGATTACCACTAACGGTGGTCAGTGTATTTCTTGTGGTAATTGTTCTACTTATTGTGAGCAAGGAATAGATGTAAGAGCTTATGCTCAAAAGGGAGAAAACATCGTTAGGTCCAGCTGTGTAGGATGTGGTATTTGTAGTGCGGTATGCCCGAGAGGAGTATTGAAGCTGGAGAACGGTCCAGAATCTGGTCGTATCAATCCTACAGAAGTATTGTTAGGAAATGATGTGGACTTGATGGAGTTGTTGAATAAGAATAAATAGAATAAGTGTTCCGCTTTCGCGAAAGCGAGACGTAAACATTGTTTTAAGCTAATGGCGAGGCTCCTAAGAATAGGTATGGATCTAAGTAAAGAGAAATGGTAAACAAAACTCAACCTGGTAAGGAATCTGTAGAAAACTATTTGAATGCTGTTGAACCTTTTTAAAAAAGAGAGGATTTTTTTCAACTTCTTCATTTGATGGAAAGCGTGGTAGGAGAGAAAGCCAAGCTTTGGGTGAATACAATAGGAGTAGGGACCTAACATTCTAAATACGACACAGTAAGAGAAGGGGATTTCTTTATTATAGATTTTGCGACTAGGTCTAAAAACATTAGGATCTATACGACAGCTTACAACTCAGAACTGGACAATAAAAAGGCCGATTTAGGTAAAGTGAAATTGGGGAAATCTTGTATTTACAACAAGAAGTGGAGTGATATAAATGAAGAAAAACTGAAAATAGTACTTTCTGAAAGTATAAGAACCAACAAAGAACTTTATCATTAATTCATTTAGAATGTGGTTTTCTTTTGTCTGCCAGCAATGGTATTAATTATTTGAGGGGCATGCACACGACTATTTTCTATAAACCATTTATGGGTTTCTTCACCACCACAAATAACCCCGGCTAGAAATATCCCTTTTACGTTGGTTTCCATAGAGTTTTCATTGTAGGACGGAATCTGTTTTTCGCCCACGAGCTCTATTCCCATTGCTTTTAAAAATGTAAAATTAGGTAGGTAACCAGTTAAGGCTACCACAAAGTCATTAGGTATAGAAATATCTTTACCTGCTTGCTTGATGACTATTTTGTCTTCTGATATTTCTTTAATCTCACTGTTATAGTAAGCCTTTATGGATCCTTCTTTAATACGATTTTCAATATCTGGCTTTACCCAATACTTGACACGATCTCCTATACCTTCATCACGTATGATCATAGAAACCGCACCGCCTTTGCGGTAAATTTCTAATGCGGCGTCCACCGCACTATTACTAGCGCCAACAACAGCTACTTTCTGAAACGCATATAAATGTGGGTCGTTGTAATAATGAGTCACTTTAGAAAGTTCTTCCCCTGTAACCTCCATTTTATTAGGAATGTCATAGAAACCTGTAGCGACTATAATGTTCTTTGCTTTGTAATGACCTCTATCAGTAGTGACTTTAAAGTTTTTAATTTTATCTACGGCAATTACTTTTTCAAAAAGCTTTATATGTAAGTCATTGGAACTTGCTATACGCCTGTAGTATTCTAAAGCTTCTTGTTTGCTGGGTTTTGCGTCTTTAGATATAAACGGAATACCATTCAGTTCTAATTTCTCACTGGTAGAGAAAAATTGCATGTTAGAGGGGTAGTTGTAAAGCGAGTTCACTAGAGGTCCCTTTTCAATAATCAGGTAGGATAGGTTATTTTTCTTTGCTTCTAGAGCGCAATTAATACCTATAGGTCCAGCACCTATAATGATGACATCAACTGGTTTTTCATTTTCCATAGCATTCAAAGGTACTTATCCAGGGCAGAAATGATCTTAAGAAAAGATTATTTTTTACGTCTTAACCCTGCTTTTATCATGGGCATTCTGTCAATAATGCTAAAAAGCTTTTGAGGTTCAAAGTAATCTTTTCTTTCTTCTTTAAGGGTTCCGCCAAAGCCTATAAGGACAACTCTAAAGTGGTTGCTCTGGTTAAAAAGAGTAAGTAGAGGTAGACTTCCATTCTTGGATTGTCTTAAAAGTAAGATGCTCCAGTTATTGGGAAGTACTTGATAAATAATCAATTTACGATGTAGACAAGCTGTTGCTTCATTAGTGATTGCCCTTATTTAAAGCACAAAAAAAATCGTCTTATGGAGATCAACTGACTTCCATAAGACGATTTGAAACTATTTTTTTAAGCTTAAGCTACCTTTGCTTTTCTGTTAAGAATAAGGTTGAGGTATAGATTTACTTTCTTTTTAAGTTGATTTCTAGGACATATAAAATCTAAGAAGCCTTTTTCGAGAAGGAACTCTGCCGTTTGGAATCCTTCTGGAAGTTCTTTTCCTGTGGTATCTCTAACTACACGAGGTCCTGCAAAGGCAATTAAAGCCCCAGGTTCTCCTACATTGATATCTCCTAGCATAGCAAATGAGGCTGTAGTCCCACCTGTAGTAGGGTCTGTACATAAAGATATATAAGGTATTCCTGCTTCGCTCAATTGAGCAAGTTTTGCACTTGTTTTTGCTAGTTGCATTAATGATAATGCCGCTTCCATCATACGAGCACCGCCAGACTTAGAAATGATCATAAATGGAATGTTGTTCTTCAGGGAATAGTCTGCTGCCCGAGCAATTTTCTCTCCTACAACACTACCCATAGAGCCACCAATAAATGCAAAGTCCATACATGCCACTACAAGATCATTACCTTCAGATTTACCTACTGCTGTGCGCACGGCATCCTTAAGTCCTGTTTTCTTTTGAGCTGCTTCTATACGGTCTGTGTACTTCTTAGTGTCTTCAAAATTTAATGGATCTTTAGAAACAATATTAGGATTGAGTTCTTTGTATTTGTTGTCGTCAAACAATATTTCAAAGTACTCATTACTTCCTATTCTTACGTGGTATCCATCTTCTGGGCTCACATAAAAATTATTTTTAAGTTGATCTGTATCTACTATCTTTCCAGTGGGCGATTTGTACCACAATCCCTTAGGAGTGTCTTTTTTTGCCTCTGTAGGTGTAGTTATTCCTTTTTTGTCTCTTTTAAACCAAGCCATATCTTCTTCAATAAAAAACATTAAAATCCGCAAGGATTGAAATGATAGGGTTTATTTATAACGTATTGATGTTATTTAGATCTTCAAAAGCTTGCTTTAATCGAGCTTTAAAAGACTCTTCTCCTTCACGCAACCATTTACGAGGGTCGTAATATTTCTTATTAGGAGCGTCTGCACCAGACGAATTTCCTATTTGGGAACGTAGAAAGTCATCGTTACTGTCCATATACTTCTTAATACCATCTGCAAATGCCCATTGCAAGTCTGTATCGATGTTCATTTTTATAACTCCGTAACCTATAGCTTCTCTTATTTCTTC is a window of Nonlabens sp. MB-3u-79 DNA encoding:
- a CDS encoding 4Fe-4S binding protein codes for the protein MKAIQHIGIAIFLVGFGIFISLPFLGNFKLDQKGFDELMDNQGIKSEVFIQDLQAKIVDKDFSGITPLSSIVAKATENANTIHTKNKEWDKKVYASDDDLATSIKKESGYGFITENKGLMWFLTFGLGILGALMFIIPQVVTLGRKGIKNNGIYHQSSTNRGWIAWLVFVFLVSFYLVLYFQSEYAVNWTYLVDPISKSLNGNPAGHWFVYGFMYCTVMTVMAVRMYVKYRHNKYQVLRTTSVLFFQIVFAFLIPEIMVRLQLSYSKGYDFKNAFPLDYDFFFSWNLKELVSSGGLGLFILVWGILLTVVIVPVMVYFFGKRWYCSWVCGCGGLAETLGDPYRQHSSKSLFSWKVERWLIHGVLVFALVMTGFTLYGFFTEASVVLGIDVQSIMNVYSFLIGAIFAGVIGTGFYPIFGNRVWCRFGCPLAAYLGFVQRFKSRFRITTNGGQCISCGNCSTYCEQGIDVRAYAQKGENIVRSSCVGCGICSAVCPRGVLKLENGPESGRINPTEVLLGNDVDLMELLNKNK
- a CDS encoding YpdA family putative bacillithiol disulfide reductase produces the protein MENEKPVDVIIIGAGPIGINCALEAKKNNLSYLIIEKGPLVNSLYNYPSNMQFFSTSEKLELNGIPFISKDAKPSKQEALEYYRRIASSNDLHIKLFEKVIAVDKIKNFKVTTDRGHYKAKNIIVATGFYDIPNKMEVTGEELSKVTHYYNDPHLYAFQKVAVVGASNSAVDAALEIYRKGGAVSMIIRDEGIGDRVKYWVKPDIENRIKEGSIKAYYNSEIKEISEDKIVIKQAGKDISIPNDFVVALTGYLPNFTFLKAMGIELVGEKQIPSYNENSMETNVKGIFLAGVICGGEETHKWFIENSRVHAPQIINTIAGRQKKTTF
- the accD gene encoding acetyl-CoA carboxylase, carboxyltransferase subunit beta, with protein sequence MAWFKRDKKGITTPTEAKKDTPKGLWYKSPTGKIVDTDQLKNNFYVSPEDGYHVRIGSNEYFEILFDDNKYKELNPNIVSKDPLNFEDTKKYTDRIEAAQKKTGLKDAVRTAVGKSEGNDLVVACMDFAFIGGSMGSVVGEKIARAADYSLKNNIPFMIISKSGGARMMEAALSLMQLAKTSAKLAQLSEAGIPYISLCTDPTTGGTTASFAMLGDINVGEPGALIAFAGPRVVRDTTGKELPEGFQTAEFLLEKGFLDFICPRNQLKKKVNLYLNLILNRKAKVA
- a CDS encoding DUF4174 domain-containing protein, with the translated sequence MIIYQVLPNNWSILLLRQSKNGSLPLLTLFNQSNHFRVVLIGFGGTLKEERKDYFEPQKLFSIIDRMPMIKAGLRRKK